In Ananas comosus cultivar F153 linkage group 10, ASM154086v1, whole genome shotgun sequence, the sequence tccatttcgtgccaaaacgactccgacttgtcccgacactctccagatgtgtcgccAAACCTCAGAGACTGAAATCACACAAGCTGCAGAACACCAGGGGTACTACACCATAGGttttcaaaatctttttttgGGACACCTATTGGGACCGTCAACCTCTCTTCTCTTTACGGTGTAGATGACGTAGATCTTTCTAGCCTCCACTCTCCCTTCTCTGTCGAGGAAGTTAAGCTGGCTATCTTCTCGTGTGCATCGGATAAGGCTCCGGGTTCGGATGGCTTCCTGATGCTTTTCTACCAAAGATTCTGGAACATCCTTAAGGCAGAGATTATGAATCtctttgaaaaattttatagcGGGACTTCTGACCTGAGCGAACTATTGTAGCTGCATCGTGTGAGTGCCGGTACCCTGTGTGCGAGCTTGTgggctgagaggccgagtatCGGTAACCAAGttgggtatcggtactccaGCTGTATTTTGAGTAGGtaaagggcattttggtccttTGATCTATCGATCAACCCAATGTTTATCCCCAGCCTTTATATTCACAGAGAGAGCATAGAAGCTGgttcttcttctcatttccttctttctctctagcTGGTGGACTCGTACGTGGTTGAGGTCGCGACTCGAGCTCGGGAGGTTGTCGACTCGATCCGGAGGGCCGTTCGAGCGCGCGGGCGTCACGGTCGTATCGTTGAGAGGCCAGGCGAGCACGTGGATTCCattctttcgacttctcgccgtggttggacgagcttttcgaggtgcgttaatgtttaccgaaatcgccgGAATTCCTCCAAGTTCTAGTATCGTTGACATGTTCATTGGTTTTATTTCCTTGCTAGTACttgaattcatggattagagtataaaatctgaatttggagttaagttAATAGTTATATTCaagttggacttggaattgacttaggagaaaactatttaatcctacactgtcattttctaaaAGGTTactagatttagctttaggagctatggtttgtttgtatcgctGCTGTTCAtatgcggtggatacccagattagtgtaggatgagtttacgctcgtgctggaatgccaagcttattttacagtagtatGTAGACTGTTTCAGACTGTCGgatgccgtcgcggttgacggtggacccagattttctgcattttgcatcagattgtgccaagggcacgtgagttttggttgttagaccagttagagccATTTGCATTGATTACAagctgtgagagcctgattgagctcgatagagacacgcttgcatactcggttgggtcgtgCCCATGAGTGCCGCTCCAGAGTTTGGTTACGTGCTTTCTCattgatgtcgtagtgtccgGTTTGGACTTTGCTCTCCACCGGCAGCTCTCGGGGTGGTGTGCGCTGTAGCTTCGACAGACGAGACGGGTgcattcacagtccctagtgagtttgggtcagagattgcattgttgttatatctacagatagccagtgttggttagcgatagtatagtggcatatagcggTAGGGTTTTCAGCTTTTCTTACTATCTCTTGCACACTTTTCTATAGACTTGGTGGGtgagtgggtgagccgttgaggccgatgacggtacccactaaggactactctattttgcagtagttctcacacctagtttgtaacgacctagcccactagcaataataactcgttgggcccaaccactggcccaaaatgcttaagcccaatttattattactagtgtctaagtctattatatacccaatcacatccccattcctatccgatgtgggattattggggtgtgacaaactcctcccgttaaggccctgacgtcctcgtcagtacaatccaatcacacacacagcccaagatcaccatgcgatgtgagactcgtctcgctagccttgtcatccaaaCCCTGAtatagccggtcaccttgtcattcagactccggtatagcctatcaccttgtctttccgaccctggctcagccaaaactcatctcacacttccagctgctgaaccggctctgataccaaatataacgacccagcccactagcaataataactcgttcggCCCAActactggcccaaaatgcttaagcccagtttgttattactagtgtctaagtctattatatacccaatcacatccccattcctatccgatgtgggattattgaggTGTGACACAGTTGTTgaccctttttgcagagccttcttctgcggctgctgctgccgTTGATTCTGACCGTGGAAaaggagtcgcgagttagatcccttccagcTTTGTTGCAATGCTAGAAGAGTACCTTTCAAAGGTAGTTTTGGGCTTTCTTTGTACATACTGCGATGTTGTCGGGGTGCTCACTGGAGCGAGTTGTGTTGTAGCATTTTGTATGTACTGAAACCCCTCGAGGTTTTATATATTATCCTTtttagtttagcagctctatactactggttgtagttttGTTGTGATTGCAGGTGCAGCTATCACTTTGTATACATGAAAAATTTCgatatatacggcgggtctgttggtgtgcccggggaacgtgttaTCCGagacgtgacagattaagttggtatcagagcttagcgtTAGGTCGCTCGGATCAAGAAATCTTAAgcttggcaaaccttaggaaggaaagacgcgagaggcgtgatttaccGCGAAAGTCGGCGATTTAGTTGTTTAACTTCTCCTAGAGTGGAGGGAGTGACCGAAGGAGAGTGTGTTTCTACCAAGAAAATTATGTCGGTTatagacgacataattttgaggagaaacaggggcgACCTTCTTgactttcgcctaattgggtcGAGAGATGTTATGTTTTGTATTTGACCATTGTTTTGATTTCAGGTAGCTATGTATCGATGGCGAGGTCGATCGTCGATGCGAAACCGTTACGCACCAGcagagatgcctgagcaggcaggaCCGAGTGCATCCCCCGATCTGAGTGAGCtgttggctgccctgactgaggagACCAGGCAGCAAGGGACACTATTATAGAGGGTATGTGAGACATTTACTTAGCTACCGAGCAGAGCACTAGAGCAGCCAGTACCACTACCGACTACTCCCGTTGCCGCACCAAGCACAGCTGTACCCCCACCAGTGACAGTTCCTACGGCGCCAATTACATTTTCTGGAGAGGCATCGCAGATGTCCAAGGGTGAGCAGGAGCGATGATAGAGTGGCTCGCTCGTTTTCGTCAGTTTGATCTGCCGCGCTTTGATGGTAGTTGTACGGAGCCCTGGGTTGTAGAGGTCTGGATGagcgcgatggagaagttattcgaggACTTGTTTATACTAGAGCGGGAGCACGTACATCTGAGAGTGCACTGTTTGGCAGGCGATGCACACtcttggtggaggaggatgaggcggACTCCAGGGGTGGTGGCGCTACAGATGAAGTGGGTCGAGTTTTGTGGATCGCTGTACGGGGCCTATTTCCCAAACAGCGTGAAGCAAAAGCTCAAAGAGGACCTGAAGAAGCTACAGCAGGGAGAGCGATCAGTTCAGGAGTACCCTCACGAGTTTACTCGGCTTCTGAACTGTGTGCCGTTTGTAGCCCGGGATGAAGCCCACAAAGTGTATCTGTATGAGGGGGGCTTGAGGCCAGAGATCCTCCGGTTGGTgcaggcgcagaggttgaggaccttggatgCGTCGATTGAGCAGGCATTGTTGGTGGAGAAAGGAGATGTATCGATCCGTGAGTAGGCTCAGGTgatggggcagagtcaggataggaagcgccgGGTCCCAGATGATGGAGGGCAGTCAAGCAGCAGGcatccgccgaggcctccacgatcacgttctcatggccgtgggtcttcggggcgacAACGTTCTGGGGGACCTCGTTAGCAGGGACAGTCGTAGGGGACTAcgcagtgtgtgatttgtgggggaccacaTTGGTCCCGACAGTGTGAGAAGAAAGAGGGCCGATGTTATGGATGTGGACAGCCTGGACATA encodes:
- the LOC109716690 gene encoding uncharacterized protein LOC109716690, which translates into the protein MIEWLARFRQFDLPRFDGSCTEPWVVEVWMSAMEKLFEDLFILEREHVHLRVHCLAGDAHSWWRRMRRTPGVVALQMKWVEFCGSLYGAYFPNSVKQKLKEDLKKLQQGERSVQEYPHEFTRLLNCVPFVARDEAHKVYLYEGGLRPEILRLVQAQRLRTLDASIEQALLVEKGDVSIRE